A part of Candidatus Zixiibacteriota bacterium genomic DNA contains:
- the cydB gene encoding cytochrome d ubiquinol oxidase subunit II, which produces MIDLNTTWFALFAVLITGYAILDGFDLGVGVLHLFARNNTERRINLNAVGPVWDGNEVWLLTAGGALFAAFPPVYATIFSGFYIAMMLVLAALIFRAVSFEFRGKIESRGWQRLWDWSFGLGSLLPSILFGVAVGNILRGVPIDGNGLYVGSFLELLNPYSILIGVLSLVMFVMHGALYMTLKTDGELRDRMTRWVSGSWIAFVVVYLLSTLYTIFEAPHLMENIFSKPLFWVFLLALLASTAYLPVVLKAKRFFRAFLSSSVSIAAAIGIAAVSLYPSLAPSSIDVAYSLTAYNASSTPRTLTTMLVIALIGMPIVILYTIYIYRVFKGKTVITEESY; this is translated from the coding sequence ATGATTGATCTGAATACTACCTGGTTTGCCCTGTTTGCAGTACTTATCACGGGATACGCAATCTTGGACGGTTTTGACTTGGGTGTGGGGGTATTGCACCTGTTCGCACGCAACAATACTGAACGTCGCATCAACTTGAACGCGGTGGGACCGGTGTGGGACGGTAACGAAGTATGGTTGCTGACCGCCGGGGGTGCTCTGTTTGCTGCGTTTCCACCCGTTTACGCGACCATTTTCAGCGGTTTCTACATAGCCATGATGCTGGTTCTGGCTGCTTTGATTTTCCGCGCCGTTTCGTTTGAGTTTCGTGGCAAGATCGAGTCGCGCGGCTGGCAGCGTCTATGGGACTGGTCGTTTGGTCTGGGGAGTTTGCTTCCATCGATACTTTTTGGAGTCGCGGTCGGCAATATTCTCAGGGGCGTGCCCATTGATGGCAATGGCCTCTACGTCGGCTCGTTTCTCGAATTGTTGAATCCGTACTCTATCCTGATAGGAGTGCTGAGTCTCGTAATGTTCGTGATGCATGGAGCCTTATATATGACTCTTAAAACCGATGGCGAACTTCGGGATCGCATGACTCGTTGGGTTTCTGGTTCCTGGATTGCTTTCGTTGTCGTTTATCTATTGTCAACCTTGTACACGATCTTTGAGGCTCCGCATCTGATGGAGAACATCTTCTCCAAACCTTTGTTCTGGGTGTTCCTGCTGGCACTGCTGGCATCAACGGCCTACCTGCCTGTGGTCCTGAAGGCTAAGCGTTTTTTCCGAGCCTTTCTATCCTCGTCGGTGTCAATCGCCGCCGCTATCGGTATTGCCGCTGTTAGCCTGTATCCATCGCTTGCGCCGTCGAGCATTGATGTCGCCTACAGTCTAACCGCCTATAATGCCTCCTCGACGCCCCGGACGCTTACGACAATGTTGGTGATCGCCCTTATCGGGATGCCGATTGTAATTCTCTACACAATTTACATTTATAGAGTATTTAAGGGCAAAACAGTAATTACGGAGGAAAGTTATTGA
- a CDS encoding 1-acyl-sn-glycerol-3-phosphate acyltransferase: MKSQAEKSFWRVFWHVMLLRPFLRIVFGVNVSGHENLEHLDRYVIIANHNSHLDILLLFYILPISHIRRTRAIADEAYFSKYRLVFKIIKYLFRPIWLTRGQLESKSDPLGHIKARLDAGDNLIIFPEGTRGTPGELLKFKSGIGRLVTQYPDIPIVPVFLTGPERSLPKASALLLPLWNNVIIGPAQKCRGTHRETTRLLQEVLMELARSEAARRHCRENQQQTALKCIGFLGIDGSGKSTMSRMVTENLSASTKVCRISDELEFYVEGRAMDIQPLLAERIRRKISGYAKTAKSLKLYKIPKLAELLLRDHLLNEVQRWYRPAYVTMDGSPLLNLLAWSVLYKNDTMDAQSCSKAIAVLSGKGTNVPRSDQLFDHYPELLQLKRIGVNRLSIPSVAIFIDIDPEEACRRITKRGEDRQVHETKEKLGRLRDGYRLVCGVIQNEWNVPVLVVDGTNTREEILDECLSFLSSSIHKEPDDSE, encoded by the coding sequence ATGAAAAGTCAGGCTGAGAAATCATTCTGGCGTGTGTTCTGGCATGTCATGCTGCTGCGTCCGTTTCTCCGGATAGTATTCGGCGTCAATGTCAGTGGGCACGAGAACTTGGAGCATCTGGACAGGTATGTCATCATTGCCAATCACAACAGTCACCTCGACATCCTGCTGCTATTCTACATCTTGCCGATCAGCCACATTCGGCGCACTCGTGCCATCGCTGATGAAGCGTACTTCTCAAAGTACCGCTTGGTTTTCAAGATCATCAAATATCTATTCCGACCCATCTGGCTCACGCGGGGGCAATTGGAGTCCAAATCCGACCCACTTGGGCATATCAAGGCTCGGCTCGATGCAGGAGACAACCTGATCATTTTCCCCGAAGGCACTCGCGGGACACCGGGTGAGTTATTGAAGTTCAAGAGTGGCATCGGGAGGCTTGTAACGCAGTACCCCGACATTCCTATCGTACCGGTGTTTCTAACCGGTCCGGAGCGTTCGCTCCCCAAGGCCAGTGCGCTATTGCTGCCGTTGTGGAACAATGTTATAATCGGACCGGCACAAAAATGCAGAGGTACACATCGCGAGACGACTCGTCTGCTCCAGGAAGTTCTAATGGAACTCGCGCGATCAGAAGCAGCGCGAAGACACTGCAGAGAAAACCAGCAACAGACGGCTCTCAAGTGTATAGGCTTTCTTGGTATTGATGGTTCGGGGAAGAGCACGATGTCGAGAATGGTCACGGAGAATCTGTCGGCCTCGACGAAAGTTTGTCGCATCAGTGATGAGCTTGAATTCTATGTGGAGGGACGGGCAATGGACATACAGCCATTATTGGCCGAACGGATTCGTAGAAAGATCAGTGGTTATGCAAAGACAGCCAAATCGCTCAAGCTATACAAGATCCCAAAGCTGGCGGAACTGCTTCTGAGGGATCATCTTCTAAATGAGGTCCAGAGATGGTATCGACCTGCTTATGTAACAATGGATGGTTCCCCGCTCCTAAATCTTCTGGCATGGTCTGTGTTGTACAAAAACGATACGATGGACGCTCAATCGTGTTCAAAGGCCATTGCCGTACTCAGTGGCAAGGGAACGAATGTACCTCGCAGCGACCAGTTGTTTGATCATTATCCCGAGCTATTGCAACTGAAACGTATCGGAGTGAATCGGCTGAGCATACCCAGCGTTGCGATATTCATCGATATTGACCCTGAAGAGGCATGTCGGCGGATCACAAAGCGAGGCGAAGACAGACAGGTGCACGAGACGAAGGAGAAGCTTGGTCGGCTGCGGGATGGTTATCGACTGGTGTGTGGTGTCATCCAGAATGAATGGAACGTACCGGTGCTCGTAGTGGACGGCACGAACACACGGGAAGAAATTCTGGACGAGTGTCTCTCTTTCCTCTCCAGTTCCATACACAAGGAGCCTGATGACAGTGAGTAA
- a CDS encoding PH domain-containing protein has product MNEDKYIRKAAFNEKVCTYWLLSGALILAVTIVGIPLLLLWFPIGKVFTKRYLDRMSCVLTDKALKVSKGIFVRVEKTIPLEKITDMGMVQGPIMRHLDLHKLTVETAGQSAQGALVSLTGIIDAKAFREAVLNQRDAISETSSHSDTPAVSQEPIDASSLLSEIRDALLRIEVKLEKRSDS; this is encoded by the coding sequence ATGAATGAAGATAAGTACATAAGAAAAGCGGCGTTCAACGAAAAGGTATGTACCTATTGGTTATTATCCGGGGCTCTGATTCTTGCCGTAACTATTGTTGGTATACCTTTGCTGCTTCTCTGGTTTCCAATTGGCAAGGTGTTCACTAAACGTTACCTGGACAGGATGAGCTGTGTGCTGACCGATAAGGCGCTCAAGGTCAGTAAAGGGATTTTCGTCCGGGTTGAGAAAACCATCCCGCTCGAAAAAATTACGGACATGGGAATGGTCCAGGGCCCAATTATGCGTCACCTTGACCTGCACAAACTTACTGTCGAGACAGCAGGTCAGTCGGCCCAGGGTGCTCTGGTTTCACTGACGGGTATTATAGATGCGAAAGCGTTTCGGGAAGCCGTCTTGAATCAGCGCGATGCTATTTCAGAGACTTCATCCCATTCGGATACTCCGGCAGTGAGTCAGGAACCGATTGATGCGAGTTCTTTGCTGTCGGAAATCAGAGATGCTCTGCTACGTATTGAAGTGAAACTTGAGAAAAGAAGCGATAGCTGA
- a CDS encoding ABC transporter permease: MGILFTLAVKDLRVLFREKTSIFWVLGFPLMIALFFGTIFSGGGGEVSGMKIAVIDEDQSDYSKDYIEEISGLSALRVSQMSRDSAEAKVRQGKLSAVVTFKKGFGESLGMFSDDPLMEIGIDPARKMTAGYLQGLLIRSHFKLLHKRYMNLETWRGDLDSLTAGIEFWDVNEKTRSSAQKVVSSLKDFTYLIEGDSSSESDSADTIKSDEQFNLFPMKMTSITNDDIGPRSSFEITFPSSLLWALIGISAAFAVSIVKERTAGTFLRLRIAPISRAQILAGKGLAALLACISACIILFGIGYVFFSVRVNDPVILAIGIISTAFCFVGLSMLISVLGKTEESVGGAAWGILMVAAMTGGGMIPVMFMPSWLLTVSHASPVKWGILAIEGGVWRNFSYTEMMLPVGVLIGIGVVSFIVGTTILSKRDA; encoded by the coding sequence ATGGGGATTTTATTTACACTTGCAGTCAAAGATCTCCGGGTTCTTTTCCGTGAGAAAACTTCGATATTTTGGGTTCTAGGTTTTCCTCTGATGATTGCTCTGTTTTTTGGGACTATTTTTTCTGGAGGTGGTGGAGAAGTCAGCGGGATGAAAATCGCCGTCATTGACGAAGACCAAAGTGATTATTCCAAAGATTACATAGAAGAAATCAGCGGTCTCTCGGCTTTGCGGGTCAGCCAGATGAGCCGTGACAGCGCCGAAGCCAAAGTCCGGCAGGGAAAACTCTCAGCAGTAGTGACATTCAAAAAAGGTTTCGGCGAATCACTGGGGATGTTCTCCGATGACCCGCTCATGGAAATCGGTATCGACCCCGCCCGCAAAATGACGGCGGGATATCTTCAAGGGCTTCTTATCCGCTCGCATTTTAAGCTTCTCCATAAACGCTATATGAATTTAGAAACCTGGCGCGGTGATCTCGACAGCCTTACCGCTGGGATAGAATTCTGGGATGTTAACGAAAAAACCAGAAGCTCCGCTCAAAAAGTCGTTAGTTCTCTCAAAGATTTCACTTACCTCATCGAAGGGGACTCCTCAAGTGAGTCTGATTCAGCCGACACTATCAAAAGTGACGAGCAATTTAATCTGTTCCCAATGAAAATGACCTCAATAACCAACGATGATATTGGCCCGCGCTCGTCATTTGAGATAACCTTTCCTTCATCGCTTTTGTGGGCTTTGATAGGCATATCGGCCGCTTTCGCCGTATCGATTGTCAAAGAACGAACAGCCGGAACATTTTTACGTCTGCGCATCGCTCCGATTTCACGGGCACAGATCTTGGCAGGTAAAGGACTCGCTGCATTATTGGCCTGTATTTCGGCCTGTATCATTCTTTTTGGGATTGGGTATGTGTTTTTTAGCGTCCGGGTAAACGATCCGGTTATACTTGCGATAGGCATCATTTCGACAGCGTTCTGTTTTGTTGGTTTATCGATGCTGATAAGTGTTTTGGGCAAAACCGAAGAATCGGTCGGCGGAGCGGCATGGGGTATCTTGATGGTTGCGGCCATGACCGGCGGCGGCATGATTCCGGTCATGTTTATGCCTTCATGGTTGTTGACGGTCAGCCATGCCAGCCCTGTCAAATGGGGCATTCTGGCTATTGAAGGCGGCGTCTGGCGCAATTTTTCATATACCGAGATGATGTTACCGGTAGGCGTTCTTATCGGTATCGGCGTCGTGTCGTTTATTGTTGGAACAACGATTCTGTCTAAACGCGACGCGTGA
- a CDS encoding ABC transporter ATP-binding protein, with translation MIKVENLRKSFVDIAAVDEISFSIEVGEVFGLLGPNGAGKTTTINMIVGVLKPDSGTVNINGETDPTKADIRLQIGNSPQAIALYEELTAQENLEFLGRLYRLSGKKLKKRVEWALEFAGLTKRRKSKVATFSGGMKRRLNMAGALVHDPPVLLFDEPTVGVDPQSRNMIFNSIEGLKKQGRTIVYTTHYMEEAQRLCDRVAILDYGKILALGDVDDLIAQYGGKAIIEAEVENNADIPNDFSGTFDGNRLKIETSDPMKDLARLGQAGLNFKHLRVDRPNLEKVFLNLTGRSLRD, from the coding sequence ATGATTAAAGTTGAAAATCTAAGAAAATCATTTGTCGATATTGCGGCTGTTGATGAAATATCATTCTCAATTGAAGTCGGCGAAGTCTTTGGCCTGTTAGGTCCCAACGGGGCCGGTAAAACGACGACGATCAACATGATTGTCGGAGTTTTGAAGCCCGATTCCGGAACCGTCAATATTAACGGCGAAACCGATCCTACCAAGGCTGATATCCGCCTGCAAATCGGGAATTCGCCTCAGGCAATTGCCTTATACGAGGAACTCACCGCTCAGGAGAATCTGGAATTTTTAGGAAGATTGTATCGATTATCAGGGAAAAAGCTTAAAAAACGAGTTGAATGGGCACTTGAATTCGCCGGTTTGACCAAACGGCGTAAAAGCAAAGTCGCTACCTTCTCGGGCGGAATGAAAAGACGGTTGAATATGGCCGGAGCTCTGGTTCACGATCCCCCCGTTTTACTCTTTGATGAGCCGACCGTCGGCGTTGATCCACAATCACGTAATATGATTTTTAATAGTATTGAGGGGCTCAAAAAGCAAGGTCGGACTATTGTTTATACCACTCATTACATGGAAGAAGCTCAGCGATTATGCGATCGGGTTGCGATACTTGATTACGGTAAAATACTGGCCTTAGGAGATGTTGACGATTTGATCGCTCAATATGGCGGTAAGGCGATAATCGAAGCTGAAGTTGAAAACAATGCTGATATTCCAAACGATTTCTCAGGTACATTTGATGGCAATCGGTTGAAGATTGAAACTTCCGACCCGATGAAGGACCTGGCGCGGTTGGGACAAGCAGGACTGAATTTCAAACATTTACGCGTTGATCGGCCTAATCTTGAAAAAGTATTCTTGAACCTTACAGGAAGGAGCCTGAGAGACTGA
- a CDS encoding M20 family peptidase: MKRFLIGVGFAVVILISVLCIRTFSSFEAPTEVTSVSINADFTQCAQHLSQAVQYQTVTFQDPGRIDRDEFISLQAYLETTFPTVFATLRKEVFGELSLLLTWQGRDSTLNPILLLAHQDVVPVSPGTEENWIQPPFSGIIIDGYIWGRGTLDMKSGLLGILEAVEALLKEGFQPKRTIMLVFGHDEESGGIYGAKEIAEYLHSRNIHFEYVLDEGGLISEGIITDVADPVALIGIAEKGIVSLKLSVEAEGGHSSMPGKNTAVGILCKAITRLEDNLFPANMEYAEQLFAAIAPEMPFFNRMILSNLWLFRPLVQSQLEESRSGNASIRTTTAATMISGGEKENVLPVKATAVVNFRIMPGETIPSVLKYVEETISDSQVEVEVLNPLMSTDPSPMASTSSKSYDVIRKSILQVSDEKLLVAPYVLVGATDSRHFTGISDNVYRFLFNRLKPDDLKRIHGTNERISVKNYEQTVKFYYQLLRNSQHL, translated from the coding sequence ATGAAGAGATTTCTTATTGGAGTTGGATTTGCCGTTGTAATACTTATAAGCGTTCTATGCATAAGGACTTTTTCGTCATTTGAAGCTCCAACCGAAGTAACATCAGTCTCAATTAACGCCGATTTTACACAATGCGCACAGCATCTATCTCAAGCAGTTCAATATCAAACCGTGACTTTTCAGGATCCGGGGAGAATCGATCGTGACGAGTTTATATCTTTGCAGGCCTATTTGGAGACGACTTTCCCTACAGTATTCGCCACTCTAAGAAAAGAGGTATTTGGAGAGCTAAGCCTTCTTCTTACTTGGCAGGGCAGAGATAGCACACTCAATCCGATTCTGTTGCTGGCTCATCAGGATGTGGTTCCTGTATCGCCAGGTACAGAAGAGAATTGGATTCAACCTCCTTTCAGTGGCATTATAATTGACGGCTATATCTGGGGAAGAGGCACTCTGGATATGAAATCAGGATTACTCGGCATTCTGGAAGCTGTAGAGGCTCTTTTGAAAGAAGGTTTTCAGCCAAAACGCACGATCATGCTTGTTTTTGGACATGATGAAGAGAGTGGTGGAATTTATGGGGCAAAAGAAATAGCGGAATACCTCCATTCCAGAAATATACATTTTGAGTACGTTTTGGATGAGGGTGGACTTATCTCTGAGGGAATCATAACCGATGTAGCTGACCCTGTAGCCCTGATAGGTATTGCAGAAAAAGGTATAGTCAGTCTGAAGCTCTCAGTGGAAGCTGAGGGAGGGCATTCATCAATGCCCGGTAAGAATACTGCCGTAGGCATTTTGTGCAAGGCAATAACTAGACTCGAAGATAATCTTTTTCCTGCCAATATGGAATACGCAGAACAATTGTTCGCCGCTATTGCGCCTGAGATGCCTTTCTTCAATAGAATGATTCTTTCAAATCTGTGGCTGTTTCGCCCTTTGGTACAGTCACAGCTTGAAGAATCGCGTTCGGGGAACGCTTCAATTAGAACAACTACAGCCGCGACGATGATCAGCGGAGGTGAGAAAGAGAATGTCTTACCGGTTAAAGCCACAGCGGTAGTGAATTTCCGCATCATGCCAGGGGAAACAATTCCAAGTGTGCTCAAGTATGTTGAAGAGACTATTTCGGATTCTCAAGTTGAGGTTGAAGTACTGAATCCTCTTATGTCAACAGACCCTTCACCAATGGCCAGTACTAGTTCCAAGAGTTATGATGTTATTAGAAAGTCAATACTACAGGTTTCCGATGAGAAACTGTTAGTTGCGCCGTATGTGCTTGTTGGTGCAACAGATTCACGTCATTTTACAGGAATTTCAGATAACGTATATAGATTTCTCTTCAATCGATTGAAACCAGACGACCTGAAAAGAATTCATGGAACAAATGAACGGATCTCCGTCAAAAACTACGAACAGACAGTGAAGTTCTATTATCAATTATTGAGAAACTCCCAACACCTTTGA